The Bacteroidota bacterium genome includes a window with the following:
- a CDS encoding helix-turn-helix transcriptional regulator translates to MAEKMLMDNIRYLQKSSKLSRLAWAKKMQISDKTVGKWFEGLASPQTEHLVKISNKNKVSIDYLIRKDIEILYKFQITANYMFIQKLMKL, encoded by the coding sequence ATGGCAGAAAAGATGTTAATGGATAATATCAGGTACTTACAAAAAAGTTCAAAGTTATCAAGATTGGCTTGGGCTAAGAAAATGCAAATAAGTGATAAGACAGTTGGAAAGTGGTTTGAGGGGTTAGCCTCCCCACAAACTGAACATTTAGTTAAGATAAGCAACAAAAACAAAGTAAGCATTGACTATTTGATACGTAAGGATATAGAAATATTGTACAAATTCCAAATTACCGCTAATTATATGTTTATTCAAAAACTTATGAAACTTTGA